The segment GTTGGTGTAGATCGGCAGCGCCAGGTAGAGCAGGTTGCTCGCGAGGCTGAACAGCGCCGCGCAGATGAAGGAGTTCTTCCCCTTCTTCAGCGCATCGGTGATCATGTTCTTCTCGAACAGGACGGATATCATCGCGCAGTCGTTCCTGGTTGCGGCATCCGCCGGCAAGGCCGCCGGGAGCGGCTCATTACCATCGTGGCCGGTGCTCGGCTAAGGCTTTTCATCGAGGATCGTCGGGGAGCGGCGGCGGGTCGCCATAGTCGCCGACGATCGACGGAATCTCGGCGGCGGTCACGACCCGGCTCTTGCTGATCGGGGTGAGCGGCTCTTCCACCGAATCCTTGGGCGGCGGCGGCGGCATCGTCGTCGCGCCGGTCGGCTTCGGCTGGTTGGCGCCGCGCAGCTCGACCTTGGGCCGCGCATGCGGGCTGGCCGAACCGATCCGGTCGAGCAGCATCGCCGCCGGTTCGGTCGGCGAGATGCCGCGCCAGCGGACGCGCTTGAACTCGGCATCGAGGTCGCGTGCCGGGATCGCCGAATTGACCGTGCGCGCGTCGAGCCGGCCCATCGCCAGCAGCAGCGAGGCGCGCGCGACATATTCGCTGTAGCGGCTCGACAGCAGCGTCAGCTGCGCCGATGCCAGCTCCTGCTCGGCGTTGAGCACGTCGGTCGTGCTGCGCAGCCCATATTGCTCCTCGCGCTGCATGCCGGCGAAGGTGATCTGGGCGGCTTCGACCTGGCGGCGGCCGGCCACCACCGCGACGCGCGCGGCGGAGAGCTGACTCCAGGCCAGGACGACGTCCTGGAGCGCCTGCCGCCGTTCGCCGTCGAGCGCGGCCTGCGCGGCATTGTTCTGGTCCTGCGCCTGGCGGATGCGCGAGCTGATCGTGCCGGCCTGGAAGATCGGCTGGGTGATCGTGATCTGCGCGGTGACGTCGGTCTGCAGATTGTGCCGGTCATAGGGCGACAGCGGACCGAGCTTGCCGGCGCTCGCGCTGATCGTCGCCTGTGGGCGCTTGTTGCCGCGTTGCTCGGCGATATTGGCGCGGCTCGCCTCCTCGGAGAAGCGCGCGGCGGTGAGGTTGGCGTTCTCCTGGTCGGCGACGGCGAAAGCCTCGTCGATCGTCTCGGGCAGGCCCGGCAGCTCGGGCATCGGCTGCAGCTCGCCCGGTTCATGGCCGACGATCCGCAGATAATCGCCGCGGGTGATCGCGAGCTGGGCCTCGGCCGTGGCGAGCTGGCTTTCGCCCGCCGCGAGTCGGGCGTCCGACTGGGCGACGTCGGTGATCGTCGCATCGCGCACCTTGCGTCGCGCCTTGCGCTCGGCAAGCTGTTCGCGCAGGGCCGCGACATTCTCGCGCGATACCTCCAGCCGCTGCTGGTCGCGCAGCACCGCGCCGTAGGCCTGGATGACGAGGCGGACGACCTCGCCCTCGACGCGGCGGAGCTGTTCCTGGCTGCCGCGGACGTTGGCGTGGGCTTCGGCGAGCGCGCCGCGCAGGCGGCCGCCGCTATAGACCGGCTGGCGCACGCTGACGCTCAGTTCGCCCTGGTTGCTGTCGAGTGACCGCTGGCGGAGCTTCTCGTAGCTGTAGCTCGCCTGGCCGGTGATCGAGACGGTCGGTCCATATTGGCCGCGCGTCTGGACGTAGGTCTCGTTGGTGCTCTTCTGGCGATAGCGCTGTTCGACCAGCGTCGGGTTGGTCGCATAGGCCGACTCGACCGCGTCCATCAGCGTTTCGGCATGGGCGGGGAGCGACGGAAGGCAGGCTAGCAGGACCGAACCCAGCATCAGCCGCCGGGCGCGGGCACGAAGATGTGCCGGTCGATGATCGGTACGCTGCTTCTCGAAGATCATCCGAATTCGCCGCCAGTTCGCGGACGGCTCCACCCTCGGCATGCCTGTCATGCCGGGGCGCCCCCATAGCTGCCTGTGCGCGGCTGTCAATTGGCATCGCTCGCTTGCTGCAGCCTTAACGGCTTGCCTTAAAAGCGCTCTTGTTCCTAAGGAGCCCTTTTCCTGGGCCGTCCTTCCCGCCGGTCTTCAAGAGTTTTCCCGGATGGCTCGTGGCTATTTCTCCGTCCTGTTCCACATGTTAACCGATAACGCATGACGGGGGGATTTCTACGGAGGCGCGCGGCCCGGCGCGCATTTGTGCAAGCTGGCGTCGAGCGTGACGGCGGGCGATGGGCGGGTGCCGCCGTCCATTATCGCCGCTATCTCCGCTACCGTCCCGACGATTTCGCGATCTGGGTGCAGCTTGGCCACATGTTGGGCGAGAGCGGCGATCCGGCGGGGGCCGACCAGGCCTATCGAACCGCGCATGCGCTGAACCCGGACGATGCCGACCTCGCCCTGTGCCGCGGGCACCTCGCCCGGCGCGGCGGCGATGTCGAGGCGGCGATCGTCTTCTACCGCCGCAGCTTCGAGATCGACGGCAATGAGCGCGCGGTGAACATGCTGGCGGAGCTCGATGCCGAGACCGGCGGCGAGTCGGAGACCGAACAGGCGCCGGTCCATGGCGGGCGGCTCGACGGCTGGTTCGAGCGATCGGTCTCCGGCGTCCTGTCGGAGGACGGCGTCGACGATCCCTGGGTCGTGTTCCGCGCCGGCGACCGGCTGGTGGGACAGGCGCGGCCGGGCCGCAACGACGACGGCGCGCTCGAATTCCGCGCCACGCTCGATGTCGAGCTGGGCGAGAATGGCGAGGGGGTCGAGGTGATCGCCCGGCGCATGCCCGACGGCGCCATGCTCGAACCCGGCCCGTTCTTCCTGTTCCCGCCGTCGCGCCACCCGGCCGACCATGCGGCCGCTTGGTCGGTCCCGGCCGAGATCGTCAAGCCCTACGACCTGCCGGCTGGGCGCGAGGTCGCGCTGTTCGTGACCCATTCGCGTTCGGGCAAGATCAAGCCCAACGTCCTGCCCTATGTTCGCGCGCTCAGGCAGGCGGGGCTCGCCGTCTTCCTGGTCGCGACCGTCGACCGGCCCGTCGACCTGCCGGCCGAGCTGCTCGACAGCGTCGACGCGGCGATGGTCCGCCGCAATGCGGGCTACGACTTCGCCGCCTGGGCGCATGCGCTGAAGCTCCATCCCCGGCTGTACGGGGCCGCGACCCTCTATCTCGTCAACGACAGCGTAGTGCCGGCGGCCGACGACGCGCGGATCGCCGCGATTGTCGACCGGGTCCGCCGCAGCGGCGCCGACCTGATCGGGCTGACCGAGAGCCACGAGTGGCGCTGGCACGTCCAGAGCTATTTCCTGGCGATCAAGCCGGGCCTGCTCGCGTCGCGCTCGTTCCACGGCTTCATGGACGACGTCCGGCTGCTGACCCGCAAGGATCACGTCATCCGCGCCTATGAGGTGCGGCTGGCCGAGATCGCCGAGGAGGCCGGGCGCTCGGTCGAGATCCTCTTCCCCAGCGCGACCGCGATCAACCCGACGCTGTTCGGATGGCGCGGGCTGCTCGGGCAGGGCATGCCCTTCGTCAAGGTGCTGCTGCTGCGCGGCACCTTCGACGCGATCGACACCGACGGCTGGCGCGACGTGCTCGCCGGTGCGGGCTTCGACGTCGCGCTCGCCGAGGCGACGGTCGCGGCGGGGGCGGAGGAGGGACCGGTCGACGATGGCGGCCGGCTGCTGGCCCGTCGCATGCCGGCCGGGCTGCGCGCCGACCGGCCGCTCAAGGTCGCCTTCTTCGGGCCCTGGAACTACGACAACGGCCTCGGCCATGCCAGCCGCGGGATCATCGCGGCGATCCGGCGCACCGGCGTCCTGCTCAACCTCCATCCGGTCAAGCGGCCCTTCCATATCCACAAGCCGCTGGTCCCGCCCACCGACATCCTCGACTTCGAAGGTCCGGCCGACGTCGCGATCGTCCATCTCAATCCCGACAGCTGGCACCTGCTGACCGACGACCAGCGCGAGACGATCGCCCGGGCGAAGCGTCGCATCGGCTATTGGGTCTGGGAGATGGGCCATATCCCGCCGGCCTGGCGCCGCAACTTCGGCGCGGTCGACCGGATCTGGGCGCCGAGCCGCTATTGCGCCGAGCTGTTCGCCGCGCAGGGCGGCGTGCCGGTCGACGTGGTCCCGCACGCCGTGCCGGTGGGCGAGCCGGCGACGGTCGACCGGGCCGGTGCGCTCGCCCGGCTCGGCCTGCCCGCCGATCGCCGGGTCATCCTCTATGTGTTCGACGGGTCGAGCTATCTGGTCCGCAAGAACCCGGCCGCGCTGGTCCGCGCCTTCTCGGCCTCCGGCCTCGCCGCGCGCGGCTGGTCGCTGCTGCTCAAGACCAAGCATCTCCAGGACCGGCCCGAGGAAGGCGAGGCGTTCCGCGCCCTCGCCGAGGGGACCGAGGGCGTGGTGCTGGTTGACCGGGCGATGGCGGCGGAGGAACTGGCCGAGCTGACGGCGCTCGCCGATCTCTACGCCTCGCCGCATTGCTCCGAGGGGTTCGGCCTGACGATCGCCGAGGCGATGGCGGCGGGCAAGCCGGTGGTCGCGACCGACTTCGGCGGCAGTCGCGACTTCCTCGACGCATCGGTCGGCTGGCCGGTCAAGGCGCATCCCTGGCGGCTCGAGCAGGATTTCGGCCATTATACCGAAGGCGGCGACTGGGCGCGGATCGACGAGCCGGCGCTCGCCGCCACGCTGGCGTGCGCGGCCGACGCGATCGAGGCTGGCGGCGACGGCAAGGGCAAGGCCGCCCGCGACCGGATCGCCGCGCAACTCTCCTACGACGCGGTGGCCGAACGGGTCGCGGCCAGCCTCGCGGCGCTGCGCGAGATGCCGGTGGGCGGCGGTGGCGTCCATGTCGAGCCCAATCTCCTGGCCGGCATGCCGGTCGAGCAGGCGATCCTCGGCCCGGGGCTGAGCCTTGTCGCCCTGGCCCCCGACGGCGCGCTCGATACGCCGCTGCCCGAGGACCTGCCGACCGACCGCGCCGCGTGGGTCATCCTCGCCCCGCGCGGCGCTATCCTCGCGCCGATGATCGAGCGCGACTGGCGCCAGGCGGCCGAGGCCCGTCCCGATGTCGGCATCTTCTACGGCGACGATTTCGCGGCAGGGGCCGAGCGCGGGATCGACCAGCTCCGGCTGAAGCCGGCCTTCGACCTGACCCTGCTCGCCGCGCAGGACTATATCGGCGCGCCGCTGATCGTCCGCGCCTCGGTGCTTGCCGACCTCGGTCTGCGCGCGGGGATGGGCACGGCGCTGCTCGACGATCTGCTGCTGCGCGCGTACCATGCCGGCGTCTCGATCGAGCGGATCGCCAGGGTGCTGCTGCTCCATCCGGGGCCGCGCCCGCAGGCCGACCCGGTGGTGCGACAGGCGATGCTCGCGGCGCAGCCGCGCTTCGCCCACCATCGCTTCCGCCCCGGCCGCGCGCCGGGCACGCTGGCGCAGGAACGGCGGTTCGGCCGCGATCATCCGCCGGTGTCGCTGCTCATCCCGACCCGGCGGAGCAAGCTGCCCGGCGGGCGCACCGCCTATGTCGAGCGGCTGCTCAAGGCGCTCGTCGCCACCGACTGGCCGATGGACCGGCTGACCGTGATCGTCGGCGACGACGTCGCGGGCGAGCCGGCCTGGGCGAAGCGCGCCTGGCCCTTCGCGCTGCGCCGGATCGAGACGCCGCGCCGCGACGATGAGCCGTTCAACTATGCCGCGAAGATGAACCGGCTGTGGCGCGCCGCCGGGAGCGAGCAGATCGTGATGATGAACGACGATCTGCTTCCCACCGAACCCGGCTGGCTGAGGGCGCTGATCGGCTTCACGATGGACGAGGGCGTCGGCGGCGCCGGCGGGCGCCTGCTCTATGAGGACGGCCGGCTCCAGCATGCCGGCATTGGCCCGCTGTTCGGCGCGATCGCCCATGTCTGGGCGGGCCGGGAGACGGTCGCGGGCAGCTATCAGGACTGGGCGCTGGTCCAGCGCGAATGGTCGGCGGTGACGGGCGCGCTGTTCGCGACGCGGCGCTCGCTGATGGAGGAGGTCGGCGGCTTCGACGAGCAGTTCACGCTCGAATATAACGACATCGACCTCTGCCTGCGGCTGCGGGCGCTGGGCTATCGGATCGTCTGCACGCCGGAGGCGGAGATGGTCCATGCCGAGCGCGCCTCGCGCGGCGACATGCCCGCGGGCGGGGACCAATATGCCGCCTTCCACCAACGCTGGAAGCACTGGCTCGACGACGATCCCTCCTGGCATCCCGGCCTCAGCCGCGACAGTTTCGAGCTGATGCCGATCGACGATCCCCGCGCCTGGTATCGGTGAGGGCATAAAAGCCTAGGCTCGGGTGGAGCGAGCCGCTAACCGCTTCCCATGGCCACGCAGAAACCCTTCGCCGACGGTCCGGCCGTAGCCGTAGCCGACCTGCCGCCCGCCTTCGACGCCGGCTATTATCTGTCGGCCAATCCCGACCTGGCGATCGCCGCCGATGTGGCCGCCGACCATTATGCCGCGACCGGCCGGGCCGAGGGCCGGATCGCCTCGCCGCTGGCGCTGCGCGAGAATCTGATCGGGCTGATCGCCGACGGGCGCTCGGTGCTGGAGATCGGGCCGTTCTGCCGGCCGCTGCTGCGCGGGCCCAACATCGCCTATCTCGACGTGCTCGATGCCGCGCAGTTGCGCGCGCGGGCGGTGGAGGTCGGCGCCGATCCGGCCGGATGCCCCGCGCATATCGACTATGTCGGCGGGCTCGAGCAGGTACGGCGGCGCTTCGACGCGGTGATCAGCAGCCATGCGATCGAGCATCAGCCCGACCTGATCCACCATCTCCAGCAGATCGAGCGGATATTGCGGGCCGACGGCCTGTTCTGCCTGATCGTGCCCGACAAGCGCTATTGCTTCGACCATCATATCGCCGAAAGCACGATCGCCGACGTGATCGAGGCGCATCGCGAGCAGCGGCGGCGGCACAGTCTGGCGAGCGTGATCGAGCATCACGCGCTGACCACCCACAATGATCCGCGCCTCCACTGGGCCGGGGACCATGGCCCCGCCGTCCGGGCCGACCGCGTGGCGCAGGTGGAAAAGGCGATGCGCAGCCATGACTTCAATCCCGGCCGCTATATCGACGTCCACGCCTGGTATTTCACGCCCGACAGCTTCCGCACGACGATCGAGACGTTGACGGAACTTGGGCTGATCGGCCTCGAGCTGGCCGGGGTCTACGATACTGCGCACGGCCGGAACGAGTTCTGCGCGGTGCTGCGCCTCGGCGCTGCGGCCCGGGCGCGGGTGCGCGAGGCGCGCGACGAGGGCGGGGTGCTGTTCCTCCAGACCGCCGATGCCGAGCATTATGCGCCGATGCTGGCGATCACCGCCGCCGGCGTCCGCGAATATTGTCGTCGGCACGGCTTCGGCTATGAGAGCTTCCTGGGCGTCAAGCGCGGCTTCCACCCCTGGCAGGCGACCTTCAACCGCATCCCGATGCTGGAGGAACTGGTCGCACGGGGCTTCACCGGCTGGGCGGTCTATCTCGACGCCGACGCCTATATCCAGGATCTCGATTTCGACCTGACCGCCTATCTGGCCGACAAGGGGGATCGCGCCGCGATCTTCGCGACCTCGGGGGTGACGGGCGAGCATTGGGACGTCAATGCCGGCGTCGCGCTGATCAACCTCGGCCATCCGCTCGGCCGCGAACTGGTCGCGCGATGGAGCGCCGTCTTCGCCGCGCACAGCGACGAAACGCTGCGAGGCGCCGTGGAATGGATGGGCGCCGGCAACGACCAGGATTTGCTGCACAAGATATTGGAGCGGGACGAGGCGATCGCCCGGGCCGTTCTGGTCGAGCCGATGAGCCTGCTCAACGGACCGGACGCCCGTTTCATCCGCCAGCAGTTGCGCACGCTGGGACCGACGCTGGAGGCGCGGACGGACGCCCTGGCGGAGGCGGTGTCGCTCGCCCTGCGTCGCGGCGGAAACATGCGGTCCGCCCTCATGACCGACGCGGATCAGCGCTGGGCGGCGCGCTTCGCGCATCCCGAAGGACGCATTCCGGAACTGGTCGAGGCGCCGGTGCCCGATCCGCTGCCGGCGGTCGCGGCCAGGATCGCCGCGGCGTGGTCGGCCGCGGGGGGAGGCGATGCGGGATGGCCCGCTTATCAGCAGGCCCTGGCCGATGGCCTTCGCGCCAACGACGCCGCGACGGTGGCGGCGGAACTGGCCGGCCTGGGCCGGTCGCAGGCCGCGCAGGGCTTTCTCGGCGGCGCGCGCCAGCATGCGCGCGCGCGCGATCGCGGCTTCGCCAGGCGGCTGGCGGGCTGGACCTATGACAAGCTCGTCTCGCTGGCGGAGGCGGTGGGCGTGCTGCCGCTCGAAAATCCGGAGAATGGCCGCTGGGGCGAGAATGCGCTGACCGACCCGGCCGAGCTGTTCGCTGGGGTCGAGGCGGCGCTGGGAGCCGATCTCGCCCCGCCGGCCTCGGTCGGCGGCCATCTCGGCATCGCCGTGGGGCGGGGCATCGTCCTCCACATGCGGATGCTCGACGCGATCCACGCGGCCTGGCGGCTCCGCCAGCTCGCCGACACGGCCGGCCTGGGCAATGATGCGCGAATCGCCGAGATCGACGGCGGGGCCGGGCTGACGGCCTATTATGCGCTGCGCCTGGGCCTGACCCGATACCGGCTGTTCGACACGCCGACGATGAACGCGATCCAGGCCTATCTGCTCGCCGGGGCAGGGCCGTTGCAGCCGGAGCCGCTCGTCGCCTTCGCCGCGCAGCCGCCGGGATCGATCGACATCCTGTTCAACGCCGACACGCTGCCGGGAATGGAGCAGGCGGCGGCGGTCGCCCATCTCCGCGACGCGGCGCGGATCGGCATCCGGCACGTCTTCAGCATCAACCACGAGGCGGCCGCGCCCGGCCAGGCCCCCGTATCCGACCTGCTCCGCGAGGCCGGCGGCTATCGCCTCGCCGCCCGCCACCGCCACTGGCTGCGGGCGGGCTATGTCGAGGAGCATTATCTGCTGGTCTGACCGGGAATGTGGAAGCGCGCCGGAATTGGTCCGGTTCGGATAATCCTGCGGCGGCAAAGGCTTGCCATGGGCAGGTTCGTCAATGCACTAGTCGAAGGGGGACGGGAAGTGTCGTCCCGCTGCCTTTTCCCACCATATACGGACGATCGGACGGAATATGAGCGTTTCCCGCGAGGAAGTCATCTGGGCCTACCGCATGTTGCTGGGTCGCGAGCCCGAGAGCGAGGCTGTCATCGAGCTCCAGATGGGGGCATCCGATCGAAACCATCTGCGCCAGGCCTTTCTCGGCAGCCCCGAGTTCCAGCGCCGTTTCGCCGGTCCATATGCGCCGTTGCCCGTCGGACGCTTCTTCGACGTCGATCGGACCGATATCGACATCGCCTGTTCCGATGAACAGCTCCAGGCGATGTTCGACCGGATCGGGGAGGCGTGGAAGACGTTCGGGGAAACCGAGCCGCACTGGTCGGTCCTCACCAGCGACTCCTTTCGCCAGGAAAACCTCGCCGCCAACATCGATGCCTTCTACGCCAGCGGGCGCAACGACGTCGATCTGCATCTCCATTTCCTGCGGCGCGCCGGCTTGCCCGTCAGGTTCGGCAAGGCGCTCGATTTCGGTTGCGGCGTCGGGCGGCTGACGCTTGGCCTGGCGGC is part of the Rhizorhabdus wittichii RW1 genome and harbors:
- a CDS encoding type I secretion outer membrane protein, TolC family (TIGRFAM: type I secretion outer membrane protein, TolC family~PFAM: outer membrane efflux protein); protein product: MTGMPRVEPSANWRRIRMIFEKQRTDHRPAHLRARARRLMLGSVLLACLPSLPAHAETLMDAVESAYATNPTLVEQRYRQKSTNETYVQTRGQYGPTVSITGQASYSYEKLRQRSLDSNQGELSVSVRQPVYSGGRLRGALAEAHANVRGSQEQLRRVEGEVVRLVIQAYGAVLRDQQRLEVSRENVAALREQLAERKARRKVRDATITDVAQSDARLAAGESQLATAEAQLAITRGDYLRIVGHEPGELQPMPELPGLPETIDEAFAVADQENANLTAARFSEEASRANIAEQRGNKRPQATISASAGKLGPLSPYDRHNLQTDVTAQITITQPIFQAGTISSRIRQAQDQNNAAQAALDGERRQALQDVVLAWSQLSAARVAVVAGRRQVEAAQITFAGMQREEQYGLRSTTDVLNAEQELASAQLTLLSSRYSEYVARASLLLAMGRLDARTVNSAIPARDLDAEFKRVRWRGISPTEPAAMLLDRIGSASPHARPKVELRGANQPKPTGATTMPPPPPKDSVEEPLTPISKSRVVTAAEIPSIVGDYGDPPPLPDDPR
- a CDS encoding glycosyl transferase, group 1 (PFAM: glycosyl transferase, group 1; TPR repeat-containing protein; Tetratricopeptide TPR_2 repeat protein~SMART: Tetratricopeptide domain protein); this translates as MTGGFLRRRAARRAFVQAGVERDGGRWAGAAVHYRRYLRYRPDDFAIWVQLGHMLGESGDPAGADQAYRTAHALNPDDADLALCRGHLARRGGDVEAAIVFYRRSFEIDGNERAVNMLAELDAETGGESETEQAPVHGGRLDGWFERSVSGVLSEDGVDDPWVVFRAGDRLVGQARPGRNDDGALEFRATLDVELGENGEGVEVIARRMPDGAMLEPGPFFLFPPSRHPADHAAAWSVPAEIVKPYDLPAGREVALFVTHSRSGKIKPNVLPYVRALRQAGLAVFLVATVDRPVDLPAELLDSVDAAMVRRNAGYDFAAWAHALKLHPRLYGAATLYLVNDSVVPAADDARIAAIVDRVRRSGADLIGLTESHEWRWHVQSYFLAIKPGLLASRSFHGFMDDVRLLTRKDHVIRAYEVRLAEIAEEAGRSVEILFPSATAINPTLFGWRGLLGQGMPFVKVLLLRGTFDAIDTDGWRDVLAGAGFDVALAEATVAAGAEEGPVDDGGRLLARRMPAGLRADRPLKVAFFGPWNYDNGLGHASRGIIAAIRRTGVLLNLHPVKRPFHIHKPLVPPTDILDFEGPADVAIVHLNPDSWHLLTDDQRETIARAKRRIGYWVWEMGHIPPAWRRNFGAVDRIWAPSRYCAELFAAQGGVPVDVVPHAVPVGEPATVDRAGALARLGLPADRRVILYVFDGSSYLVRKNPAALVRAFSASGLAARGWSLLLKTKHLQDRPEEGEAFRALAEGTEGVVLVDRAMAAEELAELTALADLYASPHCSEGFGLTIAEAMAAGKPVVATDFGGSRDFLDASVGWPVKAHPWRLEQDFGHYTEGGDWARIDEPALAATLACAADAIEAGGDGKGKAARDRIAAQLSYDAVAERVAASLAALREMPVGGGGVHVEPNLLAGMPVEQAILGPGLSLVALAPDGALDTPLPEDLPTDRAAWVILAPRGAILAPMIERDWRQAAEARPDVGIFYGDDFAAGAERGIDQLRLKPAFDLTLLAAQDYIGAPLIVRASVLADLGLRAGMGTALLDDLLLRAYHAGVSIERIARVLLLHPGPRPQADPVVRQAMLAAQPRFAHHRFRPGRAPGTLAQERRFGRDHPPVSLLIPTRRSKLPGGRTAYVERLLKALVATDWPMDRLTVIVGDDVAGEPAWAKRAWPFALRRIETPRRDDEPFNYAAKMNRLWRAAGSEQIVMMNDDLLPTEPGWLRALIGFTMDEGVGGAGGRLLYEDGRLQHAGIGPLFGAIAHVWAGRETVAGSYQDWALVQREWSAVTGALFATRRSLMEEVGGFDEQFTLEYNDIDLCLRLRALGYRIVCTPEAEMVHAERASRGDMPAGGDQYAAFHQRWKHWLDDDPSWHPGLSRDSFELMPIDDPRAWYR
- a CDS encoding Methyltransferase type 12 (PFAM: Methyltransferase type 11; Methyltransferase type 12), which gives rise to MSVSREEVIWAYRMLLGREPESEAVIELQMGASDRNHLRQAFLGSPEFQRRFAGPYAPLPVGRFFDVDRTDIDIACSDEQLQAMFDRIGEAWKTFGETEPHWSVLTSDSFRQENLAANIDAFYASGRNDVDLHLHFLRRAGLPVRFGKALDFGCGVGRLTLGLAAHADQVVGVDISPPHLRLATERARESAVANISFESIAAPDDLDRYRDFDLVISLIVLQHNPPPVMASLYRNLLRALAPGGVAIIQMPTFMQGQSFTAAHYLANEQPSMEMNALPQKLIFEIIEEMGCRALEIRENGVAGESGLSHVVAAQRVR